The genomic region TACAGGCTGGAAACATGCATCCGCACCTGGCGGGGGAGGAGGCGCTTCAAGGCCAGAGCCTCGGTATAAGGCACCATCCTATCATCGCGGCCGTGCAGGATCCAGAAGGGAAAAGCTATTCGGGGGTAAAATTGTGATGGGGAAAGCGCCTCCAAGACCGGCCTGCTATGTTGGAGAACTTTCTCCGCCAGAGCAGTACTTTCGGGATTACCGGGGGTCAAGATCAAGTCCGCCAACCGCCGTTCCTTGGAGGGCAGCATGGCCCGGGCAGCGTCCCCCTGGTCAACCCGGTCCAGGATATAATAGCCCAGTACCGCCCGCACCGCTTCTCTATCAAAGCTACCGGGGACGTGGTCAAGATAATTATAGAAAAAGATAACCTGTCCCCAGCGGTCAGGCGCTACGGTCACTTCCACCCCTCTGGCCTTCACGGTCCCGGTAAGGATGAAGCGGAGGGTGGTCTCCAGGTCACAGTAGCTGCCATACACCAGCACCGCCCTGGGGGCTGGCTGCTGCATCTCCTGATCAAGCAGGGCTTTCAGCAGGAGTCCACCGGCAAAACTGGTCCCGGCCACACTGATACGGCCGGGGCAGGTCCCTTCATAGCCCTGGATGTATCGATAAAACATGCTCATGGAGCGCATACTGGCCTTATCGATGATGACGGCCTTAAGCGTCGGCAGCCGGGGCACAAAAACCAGCAGCCCTACATGCGCCAGCGCCCGGGCCAGGTTGTCCAGGGCCGGGTGCTCCTCCCCATAGGAGGTGGCACCGTGGTAAATCACCAAAGCTGGCGCCACAGTGCGAGCAAGAGGCCGGTAGATTTTATAGGGCTGAAGGCCACTCCCCTGATGGGGGTAACGTTCAACCTGCACCTCGATCCGGTAAAGCAATCGGGCCAGTAAGGAATTCATCCCCCTGGACAGATATACCAGGAGCCCCACTGCCCGGAACAATCGCCAGCACCACCGCAGCAGCCATCCGGCCACCACCAGGGCAACCACCAGTAGCACAACTCTCACGACCATATCAGCCACTTTTCAGATACCGGCGCCTACGAACCACTGCCAGCCGCTGCAACAGCGCCGCTGGCGCCACGGAAGCAATAGGGTTATGAACCATTCCAGGGGGCAGCGGCATGGGGCTAGCGACTCATCCAGACGAATAAGCTGTCAGACATAGCTATACCGCCCTCGGGATCCAGTAGCATACCATCCACCTCAGGCAGGTCATTCAACAGGCGCAGGCCCTCCCCTGGTTCCATTACAAAAATACCCCGGGCAAGTCCGCCAGCCAATTCGCAGGAAGGGGCCACCACGGTGACCAAATTCAGTCGGCGAGCGGGGCGGCCAGTGGCAGGGTCCAGATGATCATAATAGAGCTCATCCCGATAGGTGTAGGCCCGATCATTCACCGAAGCGGTGGCAATCCCACAGTTCTCCCCGTACAGCCACAGGACAATTCCCCCCGAACCGGGGTCCCGCACCGGTAGCGGCCACCCCAGGCCGTCCGGTGAGCCCCCGCAGGCTACATGCGATCCCACCCGCACCTTGGCGTCCGGTACCCCGGCGAAAACCAGGTGGGCTAGAGCCTGATCGGCCACATAGCCTTCCTGAATACCCGTGAGGGAGACAGAGAAGGCGTCATTAGTAATGCGCACCTGGTAGCGCTCTGGCAGGAGCTGAATGGTTGCCCGCCGCAAGGGAAGCAGCATTTCCCGCACTATCCCTGGCTCCGGTGGACTGGGAAACAGCTCTGTAAAGCCATAGGCCCGCTCCAGATATCCCATAAACAGGTTCAGGCCGCCAGCGGTCAACCGCGAGACCTGGTCGGCCCGCTCCAGGATCAGGTACAGCTCGGGATCGGTGATGCTCCTGGTTTCATTGAGCCGGTACAAACCGCCATCAGTGTCGATCGGATCGAACACCTGCTCCAAGCGGCGGATCTCCGTGACGGCCAGTGTCGCCGCCACCTGCAGCTCCTCCCGGCTTTCCACCGCCAGACTCAGGACCACCGGCGACTGTAAAAAGTGGGTCTCAACCGTCATGACCGGGGTGAAGCGGGGCTTGCACCCCAGGACCATTAGTAGGCCCACCAGTAAGGTGATGCCATTCGATACCACTGATCGCAGCCGGCCGGCCCGGTCCCTCATAACTTCGCCATCCCCACACAAGTAATAGGTCCAAATATA from Candidatus Neomarinimicrobiota bacterium harbors:
- a CDS encoding FAD:protein FMN transferase; this translates as MRDRAGRLRSVVSNGITLLVGLLMVLGCKPRFTPVMTVETHFLQSPVVLSLAVESREELQVAATLAVTEIRRLEQVFDPIDTDGGLYRLNETRSITDPELYLILERADQVSRLTAGGLNLFMGYLERAYGFTELFPSPPEPGIVREMLLPLRRATIQLLPERYQVRITNDAFSVSLTGIQEGYVADQALAHLVFAGVPDAKVRVGSHVACGGSPDGLGWPLPVRDPGSGGIVLWLYGENCGIATASVNDRAYTYRDELYYDHLDPATGRPARRLNLVTVVAPSCELAGGLARGIFVMEPGEGLRLLNDLPEVDGMLLDPEGGIAMSDSLFVWMSR